A genome region from Patescibacteria group bacterium includes the following:
- a CDS encoding basic secretory protein-like protein: MFPSCHKRAQRLVEYFDKHYQGVFDFLKKKVPHDKIKISFRKGSGLGVNNQKTEIEYGIDNSLEDMGCLVHEVGHIVQNYPEKNKYGDDTQKWIIEGMAQYCRYRFGKDDLGWKIECPQGKCYETDIYYCAAAFIIWLERKSPEKNFIPNLNDWIYNGERIEDFLMEVFKQDVRSLWKDYKRESPYEVIYPL, from the coding sequence ATGTTTCCGAGTTGCCACAAAAGGGCCCAAAGGTTGGTGGAATATTTTGATAAGCACTACCAAGGGGTATTTGATTTCCTTAAGAAAAAAGTGCCGCATGATAAGATTAAGATATCCTTCCGTAAAGGAAGTGGCTTAGGCGTAAACAACCAAAAAACAGAGATTGAATATGGTATTGATAACTCTTTAGAGGACATGGGGTGCTTGGTTCACGAGGTCGGTCACATCGTTCAAAATTATCCTGAGAAGAACAAGTATGGTGATGATACTCAAAAATGGATTATAGAAGGTATGGCGCAATATTGCAGATATAGATTTGGCAAAGACGATCTAGGTTGGAAGATTGAGTGTCCGCAAGGAAAATGCTACGAAACTGATATATACTATTGTGCCGCAGCATTCATCATCTGGTTGGAGAGGAAAAGCCCAGAAAAAAATTTTATCCCAAATCTTAATGACTGGATTTATAATGGTGAGCGAATAGAAGATTTCCTTATGGAAGTCTTTAAACAGGATGTACGGTCTTTATGGAAGGATTATAAACGTGAATCTCCCTATGAAGTAATTTATCCCCTGTAA